The following coding sequences lie in one Actinomyces capricornis genomic window:
- the rpoZ gene encoding DNA-directed RNA polymerase subunit omega, producing the protein MLGTSPQPEGITNPPIDELLEKVDSKYGLVVEAAKRARQINAYTQQLEDNQFEFFGPLVETDLEEKSLGIALREIAQDKLEVIPGDVARARRAEAEAARRAAEEDMFSDIDLDAPITLEGEATTTSLDDIQF; encoded by the coding sequence ATGCTCGGAACCTCCCCTCAGCCTGAGGGCATCACCAACCCGCCCATCGACGAGCTCCTGGAGAAGGTGGACTCCAAGTACGGGCTCGTGGTGGAGGCCGCCAAGCGTGCCCGGCAGATCAACGCCTACACCCAGCAGCTCGAGGACAACCAGTTCGAGTTCTTCGGCCCGCTGGTGGAGACCGACCTGGAGGAGAAGTCCCTGGGCATCGCCCTGCGCGAGATCGCCCAGGACAAGCTGGAGGTCATCCCCGGGGACGTGGCCCGCGCCCGCCGCGCCGAGGCCGAGGCCGCCCGTCGCGCCGCCGAGGAGGACATGTTCTCCGACATCGACCTGGACGCCCCCATCACCCTGGAGGGCGAGGCCACCACCACCAGCCTGGATGACATCCAGTTCTGA
- a CDS encoding aspartate carbamoyltransferase catalytic subunit, with the protein MKHLLSAKDLSHDEAVMLLDTAEAMAATQRQSVKKLPTLRGKTVVNLFFEDSTRTRLSFEAAAKRLSADVINFSAKGSSLSKGESLKDTAQTLQAMGADAVVVRHSASGAAHLLAHAGWIDAPVLNAGDGTHQHPTQALLDAMTLRRWYDPLTREGSDGSPAPGGRDLAGARVIIVGDVLHSRVARSNVDLLATLGAEVTLVAPPTLLPVGMENWPCSVSYDLDASIAEIQPDAVMMLRVQRERMSAAGGGFFPSPAEYARTYGLDLIRRQAMPEHAIVMHPGPMNRGLEITAEAADDPRSRIIEQVGNGVSVRMAALYLLLADEGNQQ; encoded by the coding sequence CCATGGCCGCCACCCAGCGCCAGTCCGTCAAGAAGCTGCCCACCCTGCGCGGCAAGACCGTGGTCAACCTCTTCTTCGAGGACTCCACCCGCACCCGCCTGTCCTTCGAGGCCGCCGCCAAGCGCCTGAGCGCCGACGTCATCAACTTCTCGGCCAAGGGCTCCTCCCTGTCCAAGGGCGAGTCCCTCAAGGACACCGCCCAGACCCTCCAGGCGATGGGGGCCGACGCCGTCGTGGTGCGCCACAGCGCCAGCGGCGCCGCCCACCTGCTGGCCCACGCCGGGTGGATCGACGCCCCCGTGCTCAACGCCGGGGACGGCACCCACCAGCACCCCACCCAGGCCCTCCTGGACGCCATGACCCTGCGCCGCTGGTACGACCCGCTGACCCGAGAGGGCTCCGACGGCTCGCCCGCACCGGGGGGCCGGGACCTGGCCGGGGCCCGCGTCATCATCGTGGGCGATGTCCTGCACTCGCGCGTGGCCCGCTCCAACGTCGACCTGCTGGCCACCCTGGGCGCCGAGGTCACCCTCGTGGCCCCGCCCACCCTCCTGCCCGTGGGCATGGAGAACTGGCCCTGCAGCGTCTCCTACGACCTGGACGCCTCCATTGCCGAGATCCAGCCCGACGCCGTCATGATGCTGCGCGTCCAGCGCGAGCGCATGAGCGCCGCCGGCGGGGGCTTCTTCCCCAGCCCCGCGGAGTACGCCCGCACCTACGGCCTGGACCTCATCCGGCGCCAGGCCATGCCCGAGCACGCCATCGTCATGCACCCCGGCCCCATGAACCGCGGCCTGGAGATCACCGCCGAGGCGGCCGACGACCCGCGCTCACGCATCATCGAACAGGTCGGCAACGGGGTCTCCGTGCGCATGGCCGCCCTCTACCTCCTCCTGGCCGACGAAGGGAACCAGCAGTGA
- the mihF gene encoding integration host factor, actinobacterial type, which translates to MALPTLTPEQRSEALKKAAAARLRRAEVKAELKSGKMRLSEFFEAADREEVLAKMKVKALLLSLPRVGTTTAETILTEVRIAESRRVRGLGANQRAELVSRFG; encoded by the coding sequence ATGGCGCTTCCTACGCTGACACCCGAGCAGAGGAGCGAGGCACTGAAGAAGGCCGCCGCCGCGCGGCTTCGCAGGGCCGAGGTCAAGGCGGAGCTCAAGAGCGGCAAGATGAGGCTCTCCGAGTTCTTCGAGGCTGCCGACCGCGAGGAGGTACTGGCCAAGATGAAGGTCAAGGCGCTTCTGCTGTCGCTGCCCCGGGTGGGCACGACCACCGCTGAGACCATTCTGACCGAGGTCCGCATCGCCGAGTCGCGCCGCGTGCGCGGGCTGGGCGCCAACCAGAGGGCGGAGCTGGTCAGCCGCTTCGGCTGA
- the coaBC gene encoding bifunctional phosphopantothenoylcysteine decarboxylase/phosphopantothenate--cysteine ligase CoaBC: MTSSSEAAPVPGPAGVRVVVGVSGSIAAYKAPFVIRLLREAGHEVKVVATQAALRFIGAPALAAVSGRPVSTGVFDDPAAVEHVAVAEWAELVLIAPASADLLARLRAGRADDLLTATVLATQAPVLLAPAMHTQMWLNPATRDNVEVLRSRGLEVLDPDAGRLTGADTGLGRLPEPERIVAAALALLTPSRAGTGRQAGEGAGGAAPGRALRGRHLVISAGGTREPIDPVRFLGNRSSGRQGCALAAAAVDLGARVTLVQAHVDHALLSALPAGVETQAVSTALEMEAAVRRASAQADVVIMAAAVADYRPAHVAQAKIKKRAGAQAHPGPAGAAPAPIELVENPDILAGLVARPPRPGQLIMGFAAETGDEQGGVLDHGAAKARRKGADLLAVNAVGEGVGFGDVPNSVVVLDRHGQEVTRAQGSKEQVARALIGLLARLLETAHGPDPQALLGGPAQDR, from the coding sequence ATGACATCCAGTTCTGAGGCCGCCCCCGTCCCCGGCCCTGCCGGGGTACGCGTCGTCGTCGGCGTCTCGGGCTCCATCGCCGCCTACAAGGCGCCTTTCGTCATCCGCCTCCTGCGCGAGGCCGGCCACGAGGTCAAGGTCGTGGCCACCCAGGCGGCCCTGCGCTTCATCGGCGCGCCCGCCCTGGCCGCCGTCAGCGGCCGGCCCGTGTCCACCGGGGTCTTCGACGACCCCGCGGCCGTGGAGCACGTCGCCGTCGCCGAATGGGCCGAGCTGGTCCTCATCGCCCCCGCCTCCGCCGACCTGCTGGCCCGCCTGCGCGCCGGCCGGGCCGACGACCTCCTGACGGCCACCGTCCTGGCCACCCAGGCGCCCGTCCTGCTCGCCCCCGCCATGCACACCCAGATGTGGCTCAACCCCGCCACCCGCGACAATGTCGAGGTGCTGCGCTCCCGCGGCCTGGAGGTGCTGGATCCCGATGCGGGGCGGCTCACCGGTGCGGATACCGGCCTGGGCCGGCTGCCCGAGCCCGAGCGCATCGTGGCCGCGGCCCTGGCCCTCCTGACCCCGAGCCGGGCCGGCACTGGGCGGCAGGCCGGGGAGGGCGCCGGGGGAGCGGCGCCCGGGCGGGCCCTGCGCGGGCGCCACCTGGTCATCTCCGCCGGGGGGACCCGCGAGCCCATCGACCCCGTGCGCTTCCTGGGCAACAGGTCCTCGGGCCGCCAGGGATGCGCCCTGGCCGCCGCTGCCGTGGATCTTGGTGCCCGGGTCACCCTTGTGCAGGCCCATGTGGACCACGCGCTCCTGAGCGCCCTGCCCGCCGGGGTCGAGACCCAGGCCGTGTCCACCGCCCTGGAGATGGAGGCGGCGGTGCGCCGCGCCAGTGCCCAGGCCGACGTGGTCATCATGGCGGCCGCCGTCGCCGACTACCGGCCCGCCCATGTGGCGCAGGCCAAGATCAAGAAGCGCGCCGGCGCCCAGGCCCACCCCGGTCCTGCAGGCGCTGCGCCCGCGCCCATCGAGCTGGTGGAGAATCCCGACATCCTGGCGGGCCTGGTGGCCCGCCCGCCCCGGCCCGGCCAGCTCATCATGGGCTTCGCCGCCGAGACCGGGGATGAGCAGGGCGGCGTGCTGGACCACGGCGCCGCCAAGGCCCGCCGCAAGGGCGCCGACCTGCTGGCCGTCAACGCCGTGGGGGAGGGCGTGGGCTTCGGGGACGTGCCCAACAGCGTCGTCGTCCTGGATCGCCACGGCCAGGAGGTCACCCGCGCGCAGGGCAGCAAGGAGCAGGTGGCCCGTGCCCTCATCGGGCTGCTCGCCCGGCTCCTGGAGACCGCCCACGGCCCGGACCCCCAGGCACTGCTCGGAGGCCCGGCGCAGGACCGGTGA
- a CDS encoding TetR/AcrR family transcriptional regulator has translation MSENRSGEDASSASSRGGADTSITSRGSDRRQGIIEAAAAIIREAGPGAVSHRSVAKRAECSLSATTYYFSGLDDLLHQAGLLNIGLWASRAERVADHVESLTALPPLPERVGFLLQATLPAHGPYMGHYLQLIAAGTSAPVEQAYREGRQRLNAAVSRVLRHLGSPLEPEMVIAVVDGAAVTALSEGRDVRITATGYLTLLVSTTSGADGAPGRHAPVEPLLPSVVPPARPARPLSGRGAAGA, from the coding sequence ATGTCCGAGAACAGATCGGGGGAGGATGCCTCCTCCGCCTCCAGCCGCGGCGGCGCGGACACCAGTATCACCTCCAGGGGATCGGACAGGCGCCAGGGCATCATCGAGGCTGCTGCGGCGATCATCCGCGAGGCGGGTCCCGGTGCCGTGAGCCATCGCAGCGTGGCCAAGCGCGCCGAGTGCTCGCTGTCGGCCACGACGTACTACTTCAGCGGTCTCGACGATCTGCTCCACCAGGCGGGACTGCTCAATATCGGGCTGTGGGCCTCGCGGGCGGAGAGGGTCGCGGATCACGTCGAGTCCCTCACCGCCCTGCCGCCTTTGCCCGAGCGCGTCGGCTTCCTGCTCCAGGCCACGCTGCCGGCCCACGGCCCCTACATGGGCCACTACCTCCAGCTCATCGCGGCGGGCACCTCGGCCCCGGTGGAGCAGGCCTACCGGGAGGGTCGCCAGCGCCTCAACGCCGCGGTCTCCCGGGTACTGCGCCACCTGGGCTCGCCCCTGGAGCCCGAGATGGTCATCGCCGTCGTCGACGGCGCAGCGGTGACCGCCCTGAGTGAGGGCCGTGATGTGCGCATCACGGCCACCGGCTACCTCACACTGCTGGTCTCCACGACCTCGGGAGCCGACGGCGCCCCGGGCCGCCATGCGCCCGTGGAGCCGCTGCTGCCCTCAGTGGTTCCACCCGCGCGCCCGGCCCGGCCCCTCAGTGGGAGGGGCGCCGCGGGGGCCTGA
- the metK gene encoding methionine adenosyltransferase, producing MSSSLRLFTSESVTEGHPDKICDRVSDAILDAILEQDPTARVAVETMVTTGLVHVAGEVTTERAYVEIPEIVRSEISRIGYNSSEVCFDARSCGVSVSIGQQSPDIAAGVDKALEARQDSGAIDPLDLQGAGDQGLMFGYACDETTALMPAPIHLAHRLAERLAQVRKQGILEGLRPDGKTQVTIGYDGDRPVSLATVVISTQHDPGRDRDWLTQAITKAVINPVLQAQAEQGLELDARDTQILVNPSGQFVIGGPVGDAGLTGRKIIVDTYGGMARHGGGAFSGKDPSKVDRSASYAMRWVAKNVVAAGLARRCEIQVAYAIGSARPVGLYVETFGTETVPVSRITAAVEQVFDLRPAAIVRDLDLLRPIYRATSVYGHFGRPGFTWEATDRAEDLLAAL from the coding sequence GTGAGTTCCTCTCTGCGCCTGTTCACCTCCGAGTCGGTCACCGAAGGGCACCCGGACAAGATCTGCGATCGGGTCTCGGACGCCATCCTCGATGCGATCCTCGAGCAGGACCCCACGGCGCGCGTGGCCGTGGAGACCATGGTGACCACCGGCCTGGTGCATGTGGCCGGGGAGGTGACCACCGAACGCGCCTACGTGGAGATCCCCGAGATCGTGCGCTCGGAGATCTCCCGCATCGGCTACAACTCCTCCGAGGTGTGCTTCGATGCCCGCTCCTGCGGGGTCTCGGTCTCCATCGGCCAGCAGTCCCCGGACATCGCCGCGGGGGTGGACAAGGCCCTGGAGGCCCGCCAGGACTCCGGGGCGATCGACCCCCTCGACCTCCAGGGCGCCGGGGACCAGGGCCTCATGTTCGGCTACGCCTGCGATGAGACCACCGCTCTCATGCCGGCCCCCATCCACCTGGCCCACCGCCTGGCCGAGCGCCTGGCCCAGGTGCGCAAGCAGGGCATCCTCGAGGGCCTACGCCCCGACGGCAAGACCCAGGTGACCATCGGCTACGACGGCGACCGGCCCGTCAGCCTGGCCACCGTCGTCATCTCCACCCAGCACGACCCGGGCCGCGACCGCGATTGGCTCACCCAGGCCATCACCAAGGCCGTCATCAACCCGGTGCTCCAGGCCCAGGCCGAGCAGGGCCTGGAGCTCGACGCCAGGGACACCCAGATCCTGGTCAACCCCTCCGGGCAGTTCGTCATCGGCGGCCCGGTGGGGGACGCGGGCCTGACGGGCCGCAAGATCATCGTCGACACCTACGGCGGGATGGCCCGCCACGGCGGCGGTGCCTTCTCCGGCAAGGACCCCTCCAAGGTGGACCGCTCCGCCTCCTACGCCATGCGCTGGGTGGCCAAGAACGTCGTCGCCGCGGGCCTGGCGCGCCGCTGCGAGATCCAGGTGGCCTACGCCATCGGCTCAGCGCGGCCAGTCGGCTTGTACGTGGAGACCTTCGGCACCGAGACTGTGCCTGTCAGCCGCATCACGGCGGCGGTGGAGCAGGTCTTCGACCTTCGGCCCGCCGCCATCGTGCGGGATCTGGACCTGCTGCGACCGATCTACCGGGCCACCAGTGTCTACGGCCACTTCGGCCGGCCAGGATTCACCTGGGAGGCCACCGACCGCGCTGAGGACCTGCTCGCAGCCCTGTGA
- a CDS encoding dihydroorotase → MTSHLLTGVRPYGEDATDILITDRTITAIGPEAAAQAPEDATRHDLSGLIALPGLVDIHTHLREPGGESAETVATGTRAAAIGGYTAVFAMANTNPVQDNAGVVEQVLRLGREAGWVDVHPVGAVSAGLRGEQLSEMGAMAASEARVRVFSDDGKCVWDPVLMRRALEYVKGLGGVIAQHAQDPRLTEGAQMHEGALSAELGLRGWPAVAEESIIARDVLLAEHVGSRLHVCHVSTAGSVEIIRWAKSRGIDVTAEVTPHHLILTDEMARTYSPRYKVNPPLRTQRDVEALREALADGTIDVVGTDHAPHPVEDKDCEWAAGAFGMTGLETALSVLIETMVAPGRMGWRDLARAMSDLPARIGGLEDQGRGIEVGAPANLTVVDPQVRRIVDGAAQWTRSTNTPYAGMELPGQVKATFLHGRPTVLEGAPVERGAGTVA, encoded by the coding sequence GTGACCTCCCACCTCCTGACCGGCGTTCGCCCCTACGGCGAGGACGCCACCGACATCCTCATCACCGACCGCACCATCACCGCCATCGGCCCCGAGGCGGCCGCCCAGGCCCCCGAGGACGCCACCCGCCACGACCTGTCCGGCCTCATCGCCCTGCCCGGCCTGGTCGACATCCACACCCACCTGCGCGAGCCCGGCGGGGAGAGCGCCGAGACCGTGGCCACCGGCACCCGCGCCGCCGCCATCGGCGGCTACACGGCCGTCTTCGCCATGGCCAACACCAACCCCGTCCAGGACAACGCCGGCGTGGTCGAGCAGGTCCTGCGCCTGGGCCGCGAGGCCGGCTGGGTCGACGTCCATCCCGTGGGCGCCGTCTCCGCGGGCCTGCGTGGGGAGCAGCTCTCCGAGATGGGGGCCATGGCCGCCTCCGAGGCGCGGGTGCGGGTCTTCTCCGACGACGGCAAGTGCGTGTGGGACCCGGTGCTCATGCGCCGCGCCCTGGAGTACGTCAAGGGCCTGGGCGGCGTTATCGCCCAGCACGCCCAGGACCCCCGCCTGACCGAGGGCGCCCAGATGCACGAGGGCGCCCTGTCGGCCGAGCTCGGCCTGCGCGGCTGGCCCGCCGTGGCCGAGGAGTCCATCATCGCCCGCGACGTCCTCCTGGCCGAGCACGTGGGCTCCCGCCTGCACGTGTGCCACGTGTCCACCGCCGGCAGCGTGGAGATCATCCGCTGGGCCAAGTCCCGCGGCATCGACGTCACCGCCGAGGTCACCCCGCACCACCTCATCCTCACCGATGAGATGGCCCGCACCTACTCGCCCCGCTACAAGGTCAACCCGCCCCTGCGCACCCAGCGCGACGTCGAGGCCCTGCGCGAGGCCCTGGCCGACGGCACCATCGACGTCGTGGGCACCGACCACGCCCCCCACCCGGTGGAGGACAAGGACTGCGAGTGGGCCGCCGGCGCCTTCGGCATGACCGGCCTGGAGACCGCCCTGAGCGTCCTCATCGAGACCATGGTGGCCCCCGGCCGCATGGGCTGGCGGGACCTGGCGCGCGCCATGTCCGACCTGCCCGCGCGCATCGGCGGCCTGGAGGACCAGGGGCGCGGCATCGAGGTGGGCGCACCGGCCAACCTCACCGTGGTCGATCCCCAGGTGCGCCGCATCGTCGACGGCGCCGCCCAGTGGACCCGCTCCACCAACACCCCCTACGCGGGCATGGAGCTGCCCGGCCAGGTCAAGGCCACCTTCCTGCACGGGCGGCCCACCGTCCTGGAGGGGGCCCCCGTCGAGCGCGGCGCGGGTACCGTGGCCTGA
- the gmk gene encoding guanylate kinase — translation MNHDCAAASPSNAGGPARLTVLVGPTAVGKGTIVAELRRRHPDLFVSISATTRAPRSTETDGVHYHFVSPEAFDELVAQDQMLEWATVHGTHRYGTPRGPVEAQLASGRPALLEIDLDGARQVRRSMPQAQMVFVAPPSWEELVARLEGRGTEDSRERERRLATARVELDAAAEFDHIITNDTVARATDELESLMGLTG, via the coding sequence ATGAACCACGACTGCGCCGCGGCCAGCCCCTCCAACGCCGGCGGGCCGGCTCGCCTGACCGTCCTGGTGGGTCCCACGGCCGTGGGCAAGGGCACCATCGTCGCCGAGCTGCGCAGGCGCCACCCCGACCTGTTCGTGTCCATCTCGGCCACCACTCGCGCCCCGCGCAGCACCGAGACCGACGGCGTGCACTACCACTTCGTCAGCCCGGAGGCCTTCGACGAGCTCGTCGCCCAGGACCAGATGCTGGAGTGGGCCACCGTCCACGGGACCCACCGCTACGGAACCCCCCGGGGCCCGGTGGAGGCGCAGCTGGCCTCAGGGCGCCCCGCGCTGCTGGAGATCGACCTGGACGGGGCCCGCCAGGTGCGCCGCTCCATGCCCCAGGCCCAGATGGTCTTCGTCGCCCCGCCGAGCTGGGAGGAGCTCGTGGCCCGCCTGGAGGGGCGCGGCACTGAGGACAGCCGGGAGCGGGAGCGGCGCCTGGCCACCGCCCGGGTCGAGCTCGACGCCGCCGCGGAGTTCGACCACATCATCACCAACGACACCGTGGCACGTGCCACGGATGAGCTGGAGTCCCTCATGGGCCTGACGGGCTAG
- a CDS encoding primosomal protein N', translating into MGHSTGVHDASSSAPPPGTGPGEQGVLLAAPPAAQRQVGVPGVELPVARVVLDTVVPHLDRTFDYALTPELDQAAQPGTRVIVRFGGQEMRGWIWSRSATTTHLGALSPVRRVVSDLPVLPDATRRLIEAVAARGAGTRADVARLAVPPRHATTEDSMRHQPPAALPTWRRPSPEGTWEAYKGGPELLTDLARGGSPRAAWCALPPVEGVSASWIHCVAVAAQAVLASGRGVLVLVATTERAEAVAATMRRLLDEEDVVVLSAEHGPARRYRAFLKLLLGRARVVVGTRAAAFAPVHRLGLAVIWDDGDHRLDERHAPYLHARTVLELRSSLEGAGLILAGYSRSVETQGLVERGVCQDLEAPRELRRAAAARVVIPAAELDAEGASGGARIPSLAHRLLRRTLSTGPALIQVPRSGYAPVVACQACRRAARCAHCSGPLAMTAQKRAGCRWCARPAASWACPHCGGTVLRMVRVGSARTGEELGRAFPNTPVVVSGAREGHGVLRTVDASPRLVVATPGAEPVAEGGYGAVLILDGGVLSGRPELGATSEALRCWTNAAALCARGGTVMLLGLPDPRTSQALLNWNHALFARRELAEREELHLPPAWRTARLDGPPRAVEALLAHARQEGYETLGPVSVAPAAGPQADREAPSVSMSRALVRCPWEQGDELARALRLFTRERSVRRDEAVRIELDPTFLW; encoded by the coding sequence ATGGGCCACAGCACCGGGGTGCACGACGCCTCCTCCTCAGCCCCGCCCCCAGGCACCGGGCCGGGGGAGCAGGGCGTGCTGCTCGCCGCCCCGCCGGCCGCCCAGCGGCAGGTAGGAGTCCCCGGGGTCGAGCTGCCCGTGGCCCGGGTCGTCCTGGACACGGTGGTCCCGCACCTGGACCGCACCTTCGACTACGCCCTGACCCCCGAGCTCGACCAGGCCGCTCAGCCCGGCACCCGCGTCATCGTGCGCTTCGGCGGGCAGGAGATGCGGGGCTGGATCTGGTCGCGCTCCGCGACGACCACCCACCTGGGGGCCCTGAGCCCCGTGCGCCGCGTCGTCTCCGACCTGCCCGTCCTGCCCGACGCCACCCGCCGGCTCATCGAGGCCGTGGCCGCCCGTGGCGCCGGCACCCGGGCCGACGTCGCCCGCCTGGCCGTGCCCCCACGGCACGCCACCACCGAGGACTCCATGCGGCACCAGCCGCCGGCGGCCCTGCCCACCTGGCGAAGGCCCTCACCCGAGGGCACCTGGGAGGCCTACAAGGGCGGCCCCGAGCTGCTCACCGACCTGGCCCGGGGCGGCTCGCCGCGCGCCGCCTGGTGCGCCCTGCCCCCCGTGGAGGGCGTCAGCGCCTCCTGGATCCACTGCGTGGCCGTGGCCGCCCAGGCCGTCCTGGCCTCCGGGCGCGGCGTCCTGGTGCTCGTGGCCACCACGGAGCGGGCCGAGGCGGTAGCCGCCACCATGCGGCGCCTGCTCGATGAGGAGGACGTCGTCGTCCTGTCCGCCGAGCACGGGCCCGCCCGGCGCTACCGCGCCTTCCTCAAGCTCCTGCTGGGGCGGGCGCGCGTGGTCGTGGGCACCCGGGCCGCCGCCTTCGCCCCCGTGCACCGCCTGGGCCTGGCCGTCATCTGGGACGACGGCGACCACCGCCTCGACGAGCGCCACGCCCCCTACCTGCACGCCCGCACCGTCCTGGAGCTGCGATCCTCCCTGGAAGGGGCCGGCCTCATCCTGGCCGGCTACAGCCGATCCGTGGAGACCCAGGGCCTGGTGGAGCGGGGAGTGTGCCAGGACCTTGAGGCCCCCAGGGAGCTGCGGCGCGCCGCCGCAGCGCGCGTCGTCATCCCAGCCGCCGAGCTCGACGCGGAGGGGGCCTCGGGTGGTGCCCGCATCCCCTCCCTGGCCCACCGCCTCCTGCGCCGCACCCTGAGCACGGGGCCGGCCCTCATCCAGGTGCCGCGCAGTGGCTACGCGCCCGTGGTCGCCTGCCAGGCCTGCCGTCGCGCCGCCCGCTGCGCCCACTGCTCGGGGCCCCTGGCCATGACTGCCCAGAAGCGCGCCGGGTGCCGCTGGTGCGCCCGGCCCGCCGCCTCCTGGGCCTGCCCGCACTGCGGGGGCACCGTCCTGCGCATGGTGCGCGTCGGCTCGGCGCGCACCGGGGAGGAGCTGGGCCGGGCCTTCCCCAACACACCGGTCGTCGTCTCCGGGGCCCGGGAGGGCCACGGGGTGCTGCGCACCGTGGACGCCTCGCCCCGGCTCGTGGTGGCCACACCCGGGGCCGAGCCCGTGGCCGAGGGCGGCTACGGCGCGGTGCTCATCCTCGATGGCGGGGTGCTCTCGGGGCGCCCGGAGCTGGGCGCCACCAGTGAGGCCCTGCGCTGCTGGACCAATGCCGCGGCGCTGTGCGCCCGGGGTGGGACGGTCATGCTCCTGGGCCTGCCGGATCCCAGGACCTCCCAGGCGCTCCTGAACTGGAATCATGCCCTCTTCGCCCGTCGGGAGCTGGCGGAGCGCGAGGAGCTCCACCTGCCGCCCGCCTGGCGGACGGCCCGCCTCGATGGGCCGCCGCGCGCCGTCGAGGCCCTGCTGGCCCACGCCCGGCAGGAGGGCTACGAGACCCTGGGGCCGGTGAGCGTCGCGCCCGCCGCGGGGCCGCAGGCCGACCGGGAGGCGCCCAGCGTGTCGATGTCCCGGGCCCTCGTGCGCTGCCCCTGGGAGCAGGGCGACGAGCTCGCCCGAGCGCTCCGGCTCTTCACCCGTGAGCGCTCGGTGAGGCGCGATGAGGCGGTGCGCATCGAGCTCGACCCGACCTTCCTGTGGTGA
- the pyrF gene encoding orotidine-5'-phosphate decarboxylase gives MDDHGPLCVGIDPHEGLLSAWGLPDTPAGLRDFALRTVEAVGGRVAAVKPQSAFFERHGSAGIAVLEEVLAALGQCGTLSILDVKRGDIGSTMAGYAQAYLAPGAPLAADAITVSPYLGYGSLAPALELAAANWRGVFVLALTSNPEGAGIQHARGEGGLAVARSIVEGVAATNAAEREQGQGSAPGDGRGRGMGSVGLVVGATVGRAVTELGIDLRATAGPLLAPGVGAQGAGARELEEVFGPAMAQVLASTSRAVLGAGPRVDQLRRAALEAIAQAAQALRPGRS, from the coding sequence ATGGACGATCATGGCCCCCTGTGCGTGGGCATCGACCCCCATGAGGGCCTGCTGAGCGCCTGGGGCCTTCCTGACACTCCCGCGGGCCTGCGGGACTTCGCCCTGCGCACGGTGGAGGCCGTCGGCGGCCGCGTGGCCGCGGTCAAGCCGCAGTCGGCCTTCTTCGAGCGCCACGGCTCGGCGGGCATCGCCGTGCTGGAGGAGGTCCTGGCCGCGCTCGGCCAGTGCGGCACCCTGAGCATCCTGGATGTCAAGCGCGGGGATATCGGATCGACGATGGCCGGCTACGCCCAGGCCTACCTGGCTCCCGGTGCGCCCCTGGCCGCCGATGCCATCACCGTCTCACCGTACCTGGGCTACGGCTCCCTGGCCCCGGCCCTGGAACTGGCCGCCGCGAACTGGCGGGGCGTCTTCGTCCTGGCCCTGACCTCCAATCCGGAGGGCGCCGGCATCCAGCATGCCCGCGGTGAGGGCGGGCTGGCGGTGGCCCGCAGCATCGTCGAGGGGGTGGCCGCCACCAACGCCGCTGAGCGGGAGCAGGGCCAGGGCAGTGCCCCGGGTGATGGGCGGGGCCGTGGGATGGGCAGCGTCGGCCTGGTGGTCGGTGCCACTGTGGGCCGGGCCGTCACCGAGCTGGGCATCGACCTGCGTGCCACCGCGGGGCCCCTGCTGGCACCCGGGGTCGGGGCCCAGGGGGCCGGGGCCCGCGAGCTGGAGGAGGTGTTCGGCCCGGCCATGGCGCAGGTCCTGGCCTCGACCTCCCGGGCGGTCCTGGGCGCCGGGCCCCGCGTCGACCAGCTGCGCCGCGCCGCGCTCGAGGCCATCGCTCAGGCGGCCCAGGCCCTCAGGCCGGGCCGGTCCTAG